The following coding sequences lie in one Hippopotamus amphibius kiboko isolate mHipAmp2 chromosome 17, mHipAmp2.hap2, whole genome shotgun sequence genomic window:
- the SGSH gene encoding N-sulphoglucosamine sulphohydrolase isoform X2: MYGLHQDVHHFNSFDQVQSLPLLLGRAGVRTGIIGKKHVGPETVYPFDFAYTEENGSVLQVGRNITRIKLLVRKFLQTQDNRPFFLYVAFHDPHRCGHSQPQYGAFCEKFGNGESGMGWIPDWTPQTYNPKDVQVPYFVPDTPAARADLAAQYTTIGRMDQGIGLVLQELRGAGVLNDTLVIFTSDNGIPFPSGRTNLYWPGIAEPMLVSSPEHPNRWGQVSEAYVSLLDLTPTILDWFSIPYPSYTIFGSKTVQLTGRSLLPVLEVEPLWTMVFGSQSHHEVTMSYPMRSVHHQNFHLVHNLHFKMPFPIDQDFYVSPTFQDLLNRTTAGQPTGWYKDLHHYYYRERWELYDRSHDPHETQNLAADSRYAQVLELLQAELVKWQWETHDPWVCAPDGVLEEKLLPQCRPLHNEL, encoded by the exons ATGTATGGCCTGCACCAGGATGTCCACCACTTCAACTCCTTCGACCAGGTGCAGAGCCTGCCACTGCTGCTGGGTCGAGCTGGCGTTCGCACAG GCATCATTGGGAAGAAGCACGTGGGGCCGGAGACGGTGTACCCGTTTGACTTTGCATACACGGAGGAGAATGGCTCTGTCCTCCAGGTGGGGCGGAACATCACTAGAATTAAACTTCTGGTCCGGAAATTCCTGCAGACTCAGGACAACAG GCCTTTCTTCCTCTATGTTGCTTTCCACGACCCCCACCGCTGTGGACACTCTCAGCCACAGTACGGGGCCTTCTGTGAGAAGTTTGGCAATGGGGAGAGTGGCATGGGGTGGATCCCAGACTGGACCCCCCAGACCTACAACCCTAAGGATGTACAG GTGCCTTACTTCGTCCCTGATACCCCAGCTGCCCGAGCTGATTTGGCCGCTCAGTACACCACCATTGGCCGGATGGACCAAG GGATTGGACTCGTGCTCCAGGAGCTGCGTGGAGCGGGCGTCCTGAACGACACCCTGGTGATCTTCACATCTGACAATGGGATCCCCTTCCCCAGTGGCAGGACCAATCTCTACTGGCCGGGAATTGCTGAGCCCATGCTAGTGTCATCCCCAGAGCACCCAAACCGCTGGGGCCAGGTCAGCGAGGCCTACGTGAGCCTCCTAG ATCTCACGCCCACCATCTTGGATTGGTTCTCCATCCCCTACCCCAGCTATACCATCTTTGGCTCGAAGACTGTCCAGCTCACTGGGCGGTCCCTCCTCCCAGTGCTGGAGGTGGAGCCCCTCTGGACCATGGTCTTTGGCAGCCAGAGCCACCATGAGGTCACCATGTCCTACCCCATGCGCTCTGTGCACCACCAGAACTTCCACCTTGTACACAACCTCCACTTCAAGATGCCCTTTCCCATTGACCAGGACTTCTACGTCTCGCCGACCTTCCAGGACCTCCTGAATCGCACCACAGCCGGTCAGCCCACGGGCTGGTACAAGGACCTGCATCACTACTACTACCGGGAGCGCTGGGAGCTCTATGACAGGAGCCACGACCCCCATGAAACCCAGAACCTGGCTGCCGACTCCCGCTACGCCCAGGTTCTGGAACTGCTTCAGGCCGAACTGGTCAAGTGGCAGTGGGAGACCCATGACCCCTGGGTGTGTGCTCCCGATGGGGTGCTGGAGGAGAAGCTCCTTCCCCAGTGCCGGCCCCTCCACAATGAACTGTGA